A portion of the Gammaproteobacteria bacterium genome contains these proteins:
- the lolB gene encoding outer membrane lipoprotein LolB encodes MSPLRGFRLLALGLAALAVEACAPFLLTPDQLAARAVLDSRRTALEPLSEWQAVGRLSVQSGEQAWHASLVWRQEGEDYRIRLLGPLGQGGVEIAGGPSEVTLRTGTGASYSAVSPETLMQERLGWWVPVRGLRYWLLGLADPDVGWARGLVDGEGRPAGLSQDGWEVRYLAWLPQQPVPLPARVEFEREDVRAKIVVNRWDLGGS; translated from the coding sequence GTGAGCCCCCTCCGTGGCTTCCGCCTGCTGGCCCTGGGGCTCGCCGCGCTGGCAGTCGAGGCCTGCGCGCCGTTCCTGCTGACGCCCGACCAGCTGGCCGCCCGGGCGGTCCTCGACTCCCGGCGCACCGCCCTCGAGCCGCTCTCCGAGTGGCAGGCGGTCGGCCGGCTCTCGGTGCAGTCCGGCGAGCAGGCCTGGCACGCGAGCCTCGTCTGGCGCCAGGAGGGCGAAGACTACCGGATCCGCCTCCTCGGCCCCCTCGGCCAGGGGGGCGTGGAGATCGCCGGCGGTCCCTCCGAGGTCACCCTGCGCACCGGGACGGGCGCGTCCTACTCGGCGGTGAGCCCCGAGACCCTGATGCAGGAGCGCCTCGGCTGGTGGGTGCCGGTGCGCGGCCTGCGCTACTGGCTGCTCGGCCTCGCGGACCCCGATGTCGGTTGGGCCCGGGGCCTGGTCGACGGCGAGGGGCGGCCCGCCGGCCTCTCCCAGGACGGGTGGGAGGTGCGCTACCTCGCCTGGCTCCCCCAGCAGCCGGTGCCCCTGCCGGCGCGGGTGGAGTTCGAGCGCGAGGACGTGCGGGCGAAGATCG